From Actinomyces slackii, a single genomic window includes:
- the purB gene encoding adenylosuccinate lyase has product MVDLATVTPHIALSPLDGRYRAVAAPLVNHLSEAALNRARLRVEVEWLIHLSEAGALPGAPVLSESERAYLRGVVEGFDAQDIAELAAIEAETRHDVKAVEYLLKRRLAAAAQAPGVTGADGGASVLPEVGEIVHIFCTSEDINNLAYGLTIRSAIEQVWLPAARGLVADLSAMAREHAEAPMLARTHGQAATPTTLGKELAVLAHRLGRQVRRVEAIEYLGKINGATGTYGAHAVSVPGTDWQAVARDFVEALGLTWNPLTTQIESHDWQAELYSDIARFNRIAHNLATDVWTYISLGYFHQRLSAQGSTGSSTMPHKVNPIRFENGEANLEISCALLDTLSATLVTSRLQRDLTDSTTQRNVGTALGHSLLAIDNIRRGLAGLDVDRTRLEEDLEATWEVLGEAVQQAMRAAAVAGATGMADPYERLKELTRGKRVTAEGMREFIAGLGMPEEVEARLLALTPATYTGLAARLVDHLED; this is encoded by the coding sequence ATGGTCGATCTCGCCACCGTGACTCCCCACATCGCCCTGAGCCCGCTGGATGGCCGCTACCGCGCCGTCGCCGCCCCGCTGGTCAACCATCTCTCGGAGGCCGCCCTCAACCGGGCGCGCCTGCGGGTGGAGGTCGAGTGGCTCATCCACCTGAGCGAGGCCGGCGCCCTGCCCGGGGCTCCGGTGCTCAGCGAGTCTGAGAGGGCCTACCTGCGCGGCGTCGTCGAGGGCTTCGACGCCCAGGACATCGCCGAGCTGGCCGCGATCGAGGCCGAGACCCGCCACGACGTCAAGGCGGTGGAGTACCTGCTCAAGCGCCGTCTGGCCGCCGCCGCGCAGGCTCCGGGCGTGACCGGGGCCGACGGCGGGGCCAGCGTCCTGCCGGAGGTGGGGGAGATCGTCCACATCTTCTGCACCTCCGAGGACATCAACAACCTCGCCTACGGGCTGACGATCCGCTCGGCGATCGAGCAGGTGTGGCTGCCGGCGGCCCGGGGCCTGGTGGCCGACCTGTCGGCCATGGCCCGCGAGCACGCCGAGGCCCCCATGCTGGCGCGCACTCACGGCCAGGCGGCCACGCCCACCACGCTGGGCAAGGAGCTCGCGGTGCTCGCGCACCGCCTGGGCCGCCAGGTGCGGCGCGTCGAGGCGATCGAGTACCTGGGCAAGATCAATGGGGCCACCGGCACCTACGGGGCTCATGCGGTCTCCGTGCCCGGGACCGACTGGCAGGCGGTGGCCCGCGACTTCGTCGAGGCCCTGGGCCTGACCTGGAATCCGCTGACCACCCAGATCGAGTCCCATGACTGGCAGGCCGAGCTCTACTCGGACATCGCCCGCTTCAACCGGATCGCCCACAATCTGGCCACGGATGTGTGGACCTACATCTCCCTGGGCTACTTCCACCAGCGCCTGAGCGCCCAGGGCTCCACCGGGTCCTCGACCATGCCCCACAAGGTCAACCCGATCCGCTTCGAGAACGGTGAGGCGAATCTGGAGATCTCCTGCGCGCTGCTGGACACGCTGTCGGCCACGCTGGTCACCTCCCGCCTGCAGCGGGATCTGACGGATTCGACGACGCAGCGCAATGTCGGCACGGCACTGGGGCACTCACTGCTGGCCATTGACAACATCCGCCGGGGCCTGGCGGGCCTGGACGTGGACCGCACCCGCCTGGAGGAGGATCTGGAGGCCACCTGGGAGGTGCTGGGCGAGGCGGTCCAGCAGGCCATGCGAGCCGCGGCCGTGGCCGGGGCCACCGGCATGGCCGACCCCTACGAGCGCCTCAAGGAGCTGACCCGCGGCAAGCGGGTGACGGCTGAGGGGATGCGGGAGTTCATCGCGGGCCTGGGCATGCCCGAGGAAGTCGAGGCCCGCCTGCTCGCCCTGACCCCCGCCACCTACACGGGCCTGGCGGCCCGCCTCGTCGATCACCTGGAGGACTGA